DNA from Maniola hyperantus chromosome 28, iAphHyp1.2, whole genome shotgun sequence:
tggCGCGCAGTTAGTACAATCTTCGCGTCACGAAAGTTGAAATTAAGGTTTCACCTAAAGTGTATTGCGTGGCACGTATTTCTAACACATGCACGTCTGTGTAGATATAGATTTTGAATGTTAAGACTATAATTGGATCTTAATGTCCTTGTTTTATGATTCAAATTCGTTCATACATCAACAGCCCGCTGACTGtgaagcaatttaaaaaatattatacaatttttttaaatcgcttCACAATCGTAGTAACTACTCAATAAGCAACTTTATGGCTTGTTTAggttaaggtccattttactcttaGTTTACAGTTAGATGTATCATGTACTTAGTGTTTCGAAATGTGCAACTCGTACTAAGGGTATTTGCACGCAGTCTAAACCTAcccggccgaaagtgatgtacatcgacctttagaaggagatatcagatttgtagagcattgtctctgttgttgagaccgacaaaacgtcataatataggtatgagtgacagagacaacgccgaaatgtcattctaatggccgatgtacattactttctgccgcgtattgtacctacatagtttaaTCTGGAGTTGCAACATAGCTGTATACTCAGGTACAGTACAACAAAAGATTCAAGCCCTACTGATATATTATGTGTTTACCCAACTACGACAAAACCTAAAGGATGGGTTATGATTTTTGCAGtctatgtgtgtatgtttgcatctatgtgtgttccaccgtatCGCctaattgtttttagtttttttgtttttgtcttgtttatctcatattttgtgtgcaataaagcatttctatctatctatccaggtatcccactaggtggacggacatcagacgagtcgcagggagccgctggatacaggcggcgcaagaccgtagcgtgtggaagtccctacaagagacctatgtccagcagtggacatctatcggttgatgatgatgatgatctatctatctatctatctatagatctcagcctaagtctcTGACAACCAAGTCTGAGAACTGTTCCAACTTTCGTGACACGCACTGCAATGACAATACATTCGGTGGTCTGTGGTTTTACAACATAACTCAAACTTATTAATAGCCCCTTTTAAATCAACGTGAATAGTCAACATTGCAAATTATAGTGctcggcaaacaacttgagcaCTAAGCGGCGTAGTGGGAGAAAGTTGACGAATCCCAGGAAGCAAGGGTCAGCTTATCAACCAATGGCGTGCACCcgcgccgactgatcaaccaatcgtgTGCACCCATCATTCGTCACCCAATCGCGTCAATGTACAACTTGTTTGCCGGGCACTGCACACATATTTCGTTTTTCCCGTGGACTTGGGAGTAGCTAGATACTATAAGATAGCGGGCCTGAAAGAgcacctattttattttcattgccAATACTATCCTCCAAATACGAAAACTCGATCCTTTCTCCCTCAGATAATACACTAACTTTCTCCTGTCAAAGTCTGTTTGCTACATGgttagaaaaatttaaaaaaaaaacttttttttgtttaaaacattttcatactatttaattaacataatatacagCATCCAGCTATTCCAAGTCAGCGTAAATACCCAAACAATTTATTCAAGTTCAGATAGCTAAAATGTCACTGGGATAATTTTTAAACCACATAAAATATAGGCAAAGTTGTGATTGAATAAAATCGTGATACATTCATTATCACTATTAAATACAATTAAGTATATTGATAAAACATATTCATTTatcattaggtataatattttatgtattttaataaacattGATCAATCTGCCTCACAATATAAAACGCTAATTTGGCCGTTAATTTTgaattgtaatatatatattgCAATTAATTTGGaagttaaataaatagatttattAACTCcaaattaacaaataaaattaatgattatACACCAAGTACATCTAATATTCATggacttttaaaaataacaaaataaaatattgttgtttAATTCCTAATACCACCTAAGTCAATAAATGTGAATAGgttattggactgtagtaataaaatgacgtgatttttatatagcggtagtttatcgGAATTAGAATTCAagagataaatttaaaaaatcatgatttttatttattttttaaatgattatttattaacgtCATGCTacacggaaagcgattaatgacgtcacaaggcgttaataacaaatagtttttaattgtttaacataaaaaatattttcccacaGAAACGACtcaatttttatgttaaaaaattgaaaaatatttgtcttaaatattaaaatatttgtatatGAACGttcgttcatgttaaaaataaataaacaatcatGATTTTGTAATTGTttatctttaataatgaattctagctagaatgattgatgtgattttttgtatagtggtagttacCACtctaaaaaatcacatcattttattacaacaGTCCAAGACTCTATTAGTGGTTACTAAACACTTTGACTATGAAAATGCACTATTTAGGCTAGAAACATTCTGATCTGAATAGGGTATGCACTGCATTTTCTTTCACTAGCAGGCCTATTAAAGTGTCAttcattattgtatttttttaatttttaggttaGGTCACATTCATTCTAAGACATGCTTTTCTGGAAGGGGTGTAGCAGTTATTATAATGCATAATTGCTGTAACTAAACACTCAATTGACTAAAAGTAATCGCTATAAAAACCTGCTATAGCGTGAGCAAAATTACATAGAATATGATCGCTGACTGCGCCATGTAGAACAAGTCATCATAGATAGGTCATCTTGAAAATTCCTTAGTCATTGTCGTCAAAGCTTGGCCAACGAGGACTCTGTCTCCAGCGTTTAGCTCAAACTTGAAGTCTGCTGGTGCTTCGAATAGTAGTATAATTGTACTGCCCATGTTAAAGTGCCCAAACAGCTCCCCTTTTTTGTATGTAACTCTATGCATCTCTAGATCGTCAATACGGTTTCTTTTACCTTTAGTGTTTGTTCTTAAGTCAGGATCGGAATATATTTCTATAGAACCAACGTTTGTAGCACCCACAGCTGTCATAGAGAAGAACCCATGCTTCCATTCCCCAATATACACAGCTCTCTCATTAAGCGCAAATAGACCAGGTATAAGTTTCGCCAACCATGGGTTTACGGACAAGAGTTTACCAGAGAAATGTCTTCGAAACTTGGACGTCCAATCGCACGGAGAATGGAATCTATGATAGTCACCAGGtgctaaataaattatacattgatgcaagatattttttttgttcttcaatAAAGAATTGTAATAGTTATTGTCGTGGTTGTTAGACCATTTGTTCGCACCTAAAAATTCTTCAAGGCTGTATGTGACGCCTTTGACTTGCTCGATCTTATCAGTGTCCGCTGGGCCGCAGTTGAGGACTATACCATCGCAGGGTGACACGCAGGGTGCGGGTGATATGTATCTAGCACCATCTCTCAATGCGCGTGTAAAGAACGCCGACAAACTTTTGTAATACGTTAGATCGGTAACAGCAGCATCGTTTAGGTTCACGTCAAACATTCTAATGTACGTACCGTAAACTAAACTTCGTATCGATATAGGAAGCTCGCAGGACGCCAGTTTCCCCCACAGTCGACTCGTGATCCGAAAAGGGAACATCTCGTAAAACTTTATCTCCACTTTGGAGAATTCGTAGTTTACACTCGCTCGGATGCAACACCATCCCACATAAATAACACTCCCTAGAGGCATCCATCGCGTGAAAATCGCTCGGAAATTCATCCATTTCGTCTTGTGTAACTGATTAATATTAGCACTAAAACCGTTCACAGTGGTATTCTTTGTTTGATTGTGGATGGTGTGCCGAAATGGTTTGTGAGGCCTCATCCGTCTAAACATCGGGTTTATGACGGGAAGGCAGCTTCGAATGCGCGTCGCTGGGAACATTTCGCACTCGTGCACCT
Protein-coding regions in this window:
- the Pisd gene encoding phosphatidylserine decarboxylase proenzyme, mitochondrial, encoding MFPATRIRSCLPVINPMFRRMRPHKPFRHTIHNQTKNTTVNGFSANINQLHKTKWMNFRAIFTRWMPLGSVIYVGWCCIRASVNYEFSKVEIKFYEMFPFRITSRLWGKLASCELPISIRSLVYGTYIRMFDVNLNDAAVTDLTYYKSLSAFFTRALRDGARYISPAPCVSPCDGIVLNCGPADTDKIEQVKGVTYSLEEFLGANKWSNNHDNNYYNSLLKNKKNILHQCIIYLAPGDYHRFHSPCDWTSKFRRHFSGKLLSVNPWLAKLIPGLFALNERAVYIGEWKHGFFSMTAVGATNVGSIEIYSDPDLRTNTKGKRNRIDDLEMHRVTYKKGELFGHFNMGSTIILLFEAPADFKFELNAGDRVLVGQALTTMTKEFSR